Genomic window (Mus caroli chromosome 14, CAROLI_EIJ_v1.1, whole genome shotgun sequence):
CACCTGGAAGGAGAAAGGCCCTCCTCCCTGAAAGGAGTAAGTCAGCCTTTGATGTCACCTCTACAGCAGACCTGGGGAGAGCCATGGGGAAGTCACACAGAGCCAGGATTCCTGAGAAATAATATACCTCAGTAGCTCACTCAGCTCAGCTGCCAAAATCCGGATCCTGGGCAGTCATCAGTGCCAGCTGGGAACGTTGAAATATGAAGCCACAGGCTGTGGATAGGGCTTAGGGGGAATGCTTGCCCAGCGCACATGAGGACTTGTATTTGAATCCCCAGTGCTCATGTAAAATGCCATCATAAGCATGGGTGCCTGTAACCTTGGCATGAGGGGAGACACTGGGGGATTCTGAGGCCAGGAGGACTATTCTGTATAATTTGGGCTTGATGGATCCATTGTCTTGTGCTTTGGTGGAACACGGAGTGCAGGTAGGGTGTGAACCCAAGTGTGAAGTGTGTTGATCCCAGCCCCTCTGGAGGAGCAAGTGGGCTCACTATTGCAAGGTGCTGACATCTAAAAGGGTTGAGGGTTTATGGAAACTGGACCCTTTCTACTTACTTTTCTATAAACgtatctccccaccccacctctataAACAAAACAGGATGGATGGGAGACAGAAAAACAGGCGAGAGAGCCTCCACACTTGGGGAGATCACCGCCCCATCTCATGGCTTTCTGTCCATGTTCTAGGGAAACTTGGAACTCAAGGTGCTTGCGTCCATGGAGTCCCAGATACAGGGTTTGTGGGGTGAGATCGCCACCTGCTGGCCAGGAAAGACAATGTCAGTCACACCCAGTGTCCTTTGTTGAGGAATGGGGTAGGAGTGGGGCAAGGTGCTCCCCACCTCCTACACACATCTCGTGTGCCACATCTGTTCATGTCACTGGTGAAGACCTGGGGAAAAGGTAAAATTCTCATGACTTTATTATAGAAAAGTCCCAAAGTGTGCatgcagggatggggagggggcacACAGCCAGGGGACCTGGAGGATTGACCCATAGTTCTGGAGCAGCAGACAGGGAGGCACTTGCTGATGAGGCTGAAAAGATGAGAGAAATGGGAGCTCTGATTGCACTCTGGGTTATGACAGCCTGACATACTGTCCATCGCTAACTGGTCAGACTGATCTCAGGACCATCCGGGGTCTGAACACAACTGGAGGTAAGTTTTAACACAATCCTTGCTCATTTTACATTCaaggaagagaagacacagagCAGCTAAGTAACTTGCCCAAAGGCACACAGCCAGTGAAGGGTGGACCAAGGTTGTGCCTTGAGAGCTCATGCCTCACCATGAAGCCATCTTTATCTCCTGGCTCCCTCACTTGAGAAGCAGGCACACCATTCTTCCCTGATTCTGCATCCTACCTGGAAGAAGAGCTAAGTGTGAACATATTAACCCAAAGTCAGAGTCCACCAGGAGGCTCAGGCTGGGAGCCCTGAAGAGACCATTGGTTGCTAGGGCTGCAGCTCATATTGGCCCTCCGTTGCTGTGTAGAAGTCCTCCAACACCGACTGCAGGAACTCAAAGGTAGGCCGCTCCTCTGGCCGGCCCCGCCAGCACTCAGTGATGACATCATTGTACAACTCCGGTGGACATGTCTCTGGGCATGGCATTCGGTAGCCGTGCTCCAGGCTACGGATGACCTCAGGGTTGCTCATTCCTACAGGAGGGCGGACAGGGAGCTTCAGGGCAGGTGGTGCTCCAGGAGTGCAGTCACTGGCCCTGAGGGCACTAGACTAGGCCCTGACCAGCACTAGAAGGGAAAGAGTGGGCTCTGATACACTATGGCTAGTGTAACCCTGGCAGGTCACATCGGTGCCAGGATCGTAGTACCACTTTGGCTTTTCACACAGGTCTTCTTGTAtaggccagactggtcttgaacttgagatctatctgtctgtctcagcctcccaagggctggaatcaCAAGCTTGAGCCATTACGCCTGTCTCTTACACCATCTAATTCCACCctaatttctccctctccctctccctctccctctccctctccctctccctgtggcCCTGAGCAATGTGCAGAAGGAGAGGAAGCCCACAATTCAGGGCTGGGCTTCAGTCCCTGTGACAGGACCCTGCTCTCACCAGCGTGACATACCCACAGTCAGTGAGCCTGGGGAGTCACCATCAGGATGTCCCAGGAGGACGGTAGGAAGGTCAGGGACAGTGCCTACCTGGGTAGGGAACGCGCCCGTAGGTGACAATCTCCATCAGCAAGACTCCGAAGGACCACACATCAGCCTTGATGGTAAACACCCCGAAGTGGATGGCCTCCGGGGCAGTCCACTTGATGGGGAACTTGGCCCCTGCCATGAAAGTGCAGTAGCTCCAGGGACAGCCAACCATCCACCCCCAACCCACAGAGCCCTGGCCCTATCTGCCCGTTCCCACTGGGGGTCCTGCAGGATGTGTACACTGGATACATGAGGATATAGGAAGACACAGTCACTTGCTACTATCCTAGGAGTTCTTAAGAACAGTGTCGATGTCCCTGGGTggtgtggtacacacctttgatcccagcatttaggagacagaggcatttggatctctgagttcaaggccaacctggttcacagagcaagttcaaggacagcaagggctacatagaggaGCCTGTctttgaaaaccaaaaaccaaaccaaaccaaaccaaaaaagcaaaaacaaaaccaacaacagaacCAGTACCACCCATACATGCTTCTATCTGACTtactgttttgtttgattttgattttttggagacagagtcttgtgtatatcccagactggcctccaactagAGCATAGccagggtaaccttgaactcctaatcctcctgccatCACCTTCCACTGTGCTGGGATCGCAGCCATGCACCAGCATGCCCCATTTATACTCCACTGAATATGAAACCACGGGCTTCGTGCCAGAGAGGCAGTCTGCtgactgagctatgtccccagccctgtGCATGTCCATCTGGGATGGAAGCATCCTTTCCTATCTCACTCGGCCTTGTCCAGCGGCAGGGACCATGGTATGGGTGGGCTTCGGTCAGTGCTTTCCTGCTAAAGGCAAACCTGGCACTCAGACAGACACCTCTGAGGGCCACTGTGTGGAGGGATAGCAAGGCCCATCTCAGTTCAGACCGTGACGGCTACAGCCTTGGTTGGCACTGAGAGCCAACCTCAGGCTGAGGTGGCATTGGCCACCTCCCCCCTGATGGTTTCACTGTCTGGGGAGCCAGGTGGAAGTCCTCTGAGGGGGTTATCAGCCCCCAAGACGTGGCTCTCCTCCTGACTCCACTGATTAATGCCCTAAACCAGCTTGCTTGATCAATGCACCAGAATCCTCTTGCAAAGTCAATTTTCCTCACTCACAGTAAGAGAAGAGCATCCATGCAACCCTTCGGGTGCAAGGGTTGGATGCTCATGCTTTAGTTAGAGCTGTGTTTTCCAACGTGTGCTCCCTGACACCCTCCTTCCACAGGAGGATTTTCTCAACTTAGTCTGGAGCTCAGAGGGTGAAACAAGGGGAAGGGAGTGCAGGTCTTTTCCTCCGTCTTTCTTCTGGATTTATATGCACTGGAGTCTCCAGGATGGGGAGAAGATAGCTGAGCAATCCAAGGCTATTCTGAATGAAGACTCCCAAGGGGCTTGAGTTGCTTCTCTGCCACCCCCTCCCATCTAGGGAAAGGAAGTGCTGAGCTGGATGGGAAAGGACCAAACACAAGGACCATGGGTCTCCCTAGTCATCTCCAACAGCAAGGAGACATTCAAGGGGGCTCCAGAGAGTTGAGACGTTCAAAggctttcgtgtgtgtgtgtgtgtgtgtgtgtgtgtgtgtgtacactcacacactctgCTCACCCTCTTGGGCAGTGTATTCACTGTCAATGATCCTGGCCAAGCCGAAGTCAGCGATTTTGCAGCACAATGTCTCAGACACCAGGATGTTGGCTGCTCGCAGGTCACGGTGGATGGAATTCATGCGCTCTATGTAAGCCATCCCCTCTGCAACCTGAGGAGACAGGCCACATGGTGAAGGGCAGCAAGGATGGAGCCTACCAGCTCATAAGGCCAGCCTCACATTCCCTGCCCAGTGAGAAGGAACAGGGCTgaatggggaagggggagagagaaggtacCCACCCCTTCCCACGAGACTAACCCAGACTCAGGGCAGCAGAGAAGCTAGACTGacatccccagccctgtcccCCTTTTTCAGACAATTGTCTCCAAGGTTCTGTGGACTGGGAATAGCAAAGAAGGCTGGGGTTGTAGATAGCCTCTaatgagacaggaaggagaaaggatgaACAGGGTATAGGGGCATAGCACGGAAGGGCAGGGCTACTCCCTCAGTGGACACTTCTCTCAGAGGAGCCAACCATGCCTTGGAATCACTAATGTCCAATGGGCTGGGTCACTTCCCTGAGAGGCCATACTTATTACCCAGAGCATGAGAAGTCATCTCTGGGACACAGGGTTAGGGTCAGTGTTGAATAAGGTGACTATAGCTgagcccctgcccctgccccaggtGCTCCAGAGGAACAGAGACTCTCACTGAAGAGAAGCCTTGTCTGTCCCAAGCACCTGTACCGGGCCATTAGGTCTTCAGTCACTCACTGATGGATGGAAAAGGTGACTTCAGCTCTCACTTGCTCTTGCAGGATGCCAGCTTCTAGATGGATCCTACTTGTCCAGGAACTTAGGTACATATACTATCAACTTCTCTCCTATTGAGCTGCATGCCAGCCCTCGgccctgcatctgtttccacAGGGCTCTGCTTTATGCATGAGTCTCCTCATTTACCCCTTGTGAAACCACTCAGTCAATATGCATTTGCTAGTGTGGGACTGTGCGGGTTGGAAAGCCAGGGCTAAATAAACAGCTTCTGTCTAGGGAGCCCTGGCAATGCTCGCACTGTTAGCTAACACGTACGAAtctgctttggggggggggaccctACACAAACATAGAAGACAGAGGCCAATCTGCATCTGTGGAAAAGATGCTACAAAGCAAAAGGGGAGCCAGGACTCTCTCTAGATCTTCTCCCTGGTGCTTTGTACCCAAAGACATTAATGAGGCTTGTTCACCCATTGATGAGCAGCAAACTGCTCAAGAGCAGAGCCAACAACCCCTCCCTCTTGTCCAGAAAAGCCTTGGTAGATGTGGTCTCTGACAAGGGCTGGTCCTGGGCACTGGCTGGAAATGTGCAGACAGGAAGAGTCCAAGGCAGTCTGCACTGTATAGGACCACCATTCTTGTGGCTGCAGAGGTGGACCAGCTTCTGTCCATCCAGTGCCTGACTCAAAGCCAGTCGCCAGGGTTAAGTTTCTGTGTCCATCCTAACAGCTGCATCAACAGATCTCTGCTACCCCAGTGGAAAAAGACACTGTGACCTCAGTTCCTGGGCTGATAGCAGCTGCAGATAATGTAGGATAGGGTCGGAAGTTAAAGTGGGCAAGTGGGTTAAAGTGTGGGTGGGAAGGCTCCCCTTTATAGCTCTCTGTGTGTTGACAGTGTGTCTCGCAGGCTGGCCACAGACCACAGCTTTCTTGCTGAGAGCTCCAGTTTCAACAGTCATACTCAGGGCCCCCAGATGTGTCTTCCTGCCAGTTAGAACCCTCAGCTAAAATCCCCCGGGGATAAAGATACTGCCCAATCTCAATTCTGCACTCTTctagcagaggctggagaggtctACACATGGATGGATTCAGAGGGAACCAAAGGCCAATAATCCAGgacagctgaggcctggctcttAAAATTCCTGATGGGAAACATtcctggtggtgtgtgtgtgtgtgtgtgtgtgtgtgtgtgtgtgtgtgtgtgtgtgtgtgtttagaaggTGGCCCTAGAAAGTTTTGTGCCTTGTATTCTGTGTGGCTCATGCCTCATCAGGCTGAGGTCAGTTCCAGGCCAATACCAAGATTTAGGGGGTCTTAGGACAGGATGAGAGCATTggagaaggaagtcagagcaaagCATACCTGCCTACATTCAAAACAGAATTCTTTCCTATTCTCCAGCTTTCCAACATCCACTGCCATCTCTACCTTCCTAATAATTAGAACTACCCTACTCCATCATGGCTGCCCAGAATtggaactacatttcccagactcCCTTGCAGCCAAGGGAGCCTCTCATTGAGGTGAGTAGGGTGGTGGGAGGGACGTGTCTCTAGAGGAAAGGAGGTGGGATTTTTATCACCATCATCTTGCTGGCTAAGGGTCAATGGTGGGTGATGAAGCTTCAGCATCTACCATGCTAGCAGGGCAGAGGACATCGGTGAGTAAAGTCTCTCATCTGTTCTTCTCTAGGGGTTTATATATTTAGAGGTCACTACTTCAGGCTTTCTGCCCTTCACAATTGAGCCCACATCTGATCAGCACAGCCTCCTACCAGGGAATTCAGTACAGTCACAAAGCACAGAGTGGGGCGCCCTCCCTCCAGGTTCCCTCTCTGCTTCAGAGCTCACCAACCTGGGCTGACATGTCAATCAGCCTTGGAAGGGACAACCTGCTACCTTCATCGGTCTTCAGAAAATCCAGCAAGCATCCTAGGAGAAGAAAGACAGCAACTGCAAAGTGACTGGAGCCTGGCTCTGATGGTgtggtctgtgtctgtgtgagggggtgggggtgatctGCCTATGGCTGAGGTGCCTCGGGCTTCAGGGAAACACTAGCTCCCAGACTTCCAAAAGTTAGTTCTCAGTCAAATTCAGGGGCACATCTGGGGTCTCCTGGGTCAGCAGAGCTGGGGCAGACCAGCTCTGGGCCTAAGGCTAGTGTTCTTTTCCAGCGTGCCGTTCCCAGGTTAGTCCACTCCCCTCCTagacagacccccccccccaccgcccctcCTCCGAGGACCAAACATTAACAAGAAAACACCAGAAGAGAGAGCTGGGGCAAGTAATGAAAGTGGCTCTTCCACAGAGCTCACGGCCTGGGAGGTGCTCTTGAAAACTGCAGCCAGGAGGCAGGCTCCCAGCATAGCCTGTGATGCCGCCCCTCTTGGTAACAACTATTACAATTAGCATGGTAACACTGAGGACCTACAGGAGGAAAGGTGATGTCAGGGCCATGGAGGGTGAGGTCCCTTAGGTCGGAGGCTGAGCCAGGTCTGGTGCCTGGCCAACTGCTCCCTGCGGGAGGCACTGCAGAGGCCGCCCAGGCCCATTCCCCTTATCAACCCACACTGTGAAATGTTCACAGGTTTGCAAAAGTTCCCATCCCTGGGAAGAGGTGGAACTGGGATTATTAGATCCACCTTTGGATGCCTAGTCTACAGCTCTTCCTAATTTGCAAGGCTCTGCCCATCATAGTGGGGATCAAAGCATGATGTGTGTATTCCAGAAGCAAAAATGAGGTTCCAGAAACACAGGGCTTGCTCCAAGAGTGGAAAGTACAACTCAGAAGCAAAACTGGGGGTCTCTGGAAGGCTGAGATTCCCCTGAGCTGAGAACACAGCTCTCTAAAATCTATTCTACCTTCTTTCTCAGTCCTCCCTCTTGTAAAACAAAGCTTACAGATCCCCTATAGGAACCCCTGGGGCCAGGCAAATCCGCCAGCATGCTCCACTCTTGTTTCTGCCCTGTAAGCTCTGTCCCATAGAGGGAGAGAGGCCCCCACCTCTGGCCATGTATTCAGTGACGATGTAAATGGGCTCTCTGGTGACCACAGCGTAGAGACGAACCAGCCTCTCATGCTGCAGGGTTTTCATCACGTTGGCCTCGCCCAGGAAAGCTTCCGGTGACATGGTTCCCTCCTTCAGGGTCTTGATGGCCaccttcatgttatttttgtaatAACCTAAAGGGCGGGAGAGTGAAGGAACCATTCAGACGTTGAAGAACGTCCTTGACCACAGATTCAAGCCTCACTCTATCTGGACCCAAGGTCCAAGCTGGAACGTGCAGTTCCTGCGGGCATGATGGGAGTTTATATCTTGTATAAGATGCCAGCTTGTCTCTGAGAACCCCGTGACAGAGCCTCAGGATGTGTTGGGGTTCATGCAGTCTGGGGTGTGGGATGACACCCACTAAAGTGTGTAAGGCAATGGCCGGggcttgttcttcctatgggtgcTGAGCCTTGGTGAGGACCAGGTCTGCAGCTCCGTATAAAGGTGTGAGTTTCCAGGTTCTGGGTGTGAGGCTCCAGGAGGCATCAAAATAGAACTTTGAGACATAGACCAGAGCAGAACAAGACAAAGGGCCTTATGTTACACCCTATCTGGGTGCTTTAAGtaagcagcagcaggcagcagctaTGACAGAGTGGCACGGCTACTGGGGTCAGGACCCCACAGTCACACACCAGCAAATGTGACTTCTGTTTGCAAAGACCCTGGAGCTCCTGGCTCCTGACTCCCACTATCTGATGTATGGCTTGTGTCTGAAGAGCTGGAGTTAAGAGGACCTAGTGAAATGGTCAAGTTCACAGAAGTCAGCCACAAAGACAACATCTGTCTGAGAATGAAAGAGGGACTGGCTTACAAATCGGGAGAGCTGGATTCGAGTCCCTTCCACTACAGGGAAGATAAGATAATGATGTGAATCCCTTGGCATCTGGGCTTTATAAACTCATTTGTGTAGACACATTCAGCTCTGCCTCTATGCCTCATAGGCCTCTCAGGAAAGGGGTGTGTGCCCGTATGGAACTGCCTGCCTCCCGTGGCCAGGCtcagaacagagaggagagagagggaattgGGGATGCCACAACTCACCCATCCAGACTTCGCCAAACTGCCCAGACCCAAGTTTCCTGACCAACTTGAGAGACTGCCTGGGGATTTCCCATTCATCTTGGGCCCAGAGGTTCTTCGGGGCCAGGTTCACACAGGGCAGAGTCAACTTCTGACACAAAccatcccctttctctgtttcaggaaagaaaaaagggtcCTGGTGGTCCCTAGAGCAGCTGTGCCTTAAGAACCACATTGTTCTAGAACTGTGTCTCTTGTCTCCTCACTCCCACAGTGGCAGGTGGGACTTGATGTCTGGAACCTGCACTCTCCAAGACTGTAGGTCTTTGCGACATTCCGAATAGCCCCACCCCAAGCATTAGGCCTCTGATCTTGAAATCATCAAGCTGCAAGTTGGCAAATCCTTAAGTCTGGTTTGGAggacactcccccccccccaaactcgtACAGTTTAGGGCCATGTGGTAGAGATCCCAGGGATTCCCAATGCCTCTTACTCGAATAGTGCTGCACCAGGGCCTGGAGGGTGGGAAAGGTGATCCGGGGGGAGATGTAATAGCCTCCATTGTCCAGTGAGCGGATTTTATAGTGCTTGACCACCTCCCCCTGGGTGGTGACATCTTTCACGGACAGGGAAAAGGCACCTACAGGGTTAATAGATACATGCAAAGTGAGACACAGTAATGTAAACCCAGGGCCATCGTTGGCACTTGTGAGATGTGAAGAAGGTTCCCCAAATTCTGGACTCAGTCCTCAGCCATCTCAGCATAAATTCCCTTCCTTTTATCTTAACCCTATTGGCTGTCTGACCCAGACTTCCCTCCAAGTCCCTAAACTGCCAGGGAATCAGGAACTCTGGAGCAGACAGGACCGTTTCTCAGCTATCTATGGGTCCTCTCTTGGGGATGCCTAGAATACTGAGAAATGAGAGGTCTCCAGCGGACTTGGAACTTAAATATCTTTGATTTGAGGGACTCAGGATTTGGGAGACTCAGGGCCTCCCGTGCAAATGTCCTTCCTGGAAGCATAGCAAGATGCTCACCAGAGGTCTTTCCAAGGTCACACTGTGCTTTACAGTCTGTGTTGACATTTTTGTATAGAGAAGGAAGCAGGTGGCAaggcacagaggaagaaagagtttcCTGCTAAGAAACTTCTTCCTGAGCCTTTATAAAATGCCTCTGTCCAGCCCCGTGGCTGCCACAGAATCTCCTATTTTCAAATTAGTTGTGAAATGGGGCCATTGCATGAAGGTTAGGAGAAGAGTTAGCTACAGTAGGCTTAGGGGCACCGAGAAGGAGGCACCCTACCCTTCCTATGAACACGCGTTTGAGGAGCAGTCCCACTCTCCACCACGAGGGGTCAGGCCTGCACACCTTTCTGTATGAGGACCTTGATACTGTGTTGCAGATTGT
Coding sequences:
- the Blk gene encoding tyrosine-protein kinase Blk; protein product: MGLLSSKRQVSEKGKGWSPVKIRTQDKAPPPLPPLVVFNHLTPPSPNQDPDEEERFVVALFDYAAVNDRDLQVLKGEKLQVLKSTGDWWLARSLVTGREGYVPSNFVAPVETLEVEKWFFRTISRKDAERQLLAPMNKAGSFLIRESESNKGAFSLSVKDVTTQGEVVKHYKIRSLDNGGYYISPRITFPTLQALVQHYSKKGDGLCQKLTLPCVNLAPKNLWAQDEWEIPRQSLKLVRKLGSGQFGEVWMGYYKNNMKVAIKTLKEGTMSPEAFLGEANVMKTLQHERLVRLYAVVTREPIYIVTEYMARGCLLDFLKTDEGSRLSLPRLIDMSAQVAEGMAYIERMNSIHRDLRAANILVSETLCCKIADFGLARIIDSEYTAQEGAKFPIKWTAPEAIHFGVFTIKADVWSFGVLLMEIVTYGRVPYPGMSNPEVIRSLEHGYRMPCPETCPPELYNDVITECWRGRPEERPTFEFLQSVLEDFYTATEGQYELQP